A stretch of Mesoplodon densirostris isolate mMesDen1 chromosome 7, mMesDen1 primary haplotype, whole genome shotgun sequence DNA encodes these proteins:
- the DUSP8 gene encoding dual specificity protein phosphatase 8 isoform X3, translating into MRAGDVAAGSSARARRPRTLVGDGGGSGPCAEGGFATFSSCFPGLCEGKPAALLPMSLSQPCLPVPSVGLTRILPHLYLGSQKDVLNKDLMTRNGISYVLNASNSCPKPDFICESRFLRIPINDNYCEKLLPWLDKSIEFIDKAKLSSCQVIVHCLAGISRSATIAIAYIMKTMGMSSDDAYRFVKDRRPSISPNFNFLGQLLEYERSLKLLAALQGDGASHPGTPEPLPGPAAPLPPLPPPTSESAATGSAAATTTKEGAQMGGGETPTPAPAPATSALQQGLRGLHLSSDRLQDTNRLKRSFSLDIKSAYAPSRQPEDPGPPDPGEASKLCKLDSPSGGVLSLPSPSPDSPDAPPEPRPRLRRRPRPLAGSPAPGLGLNFGDAARQTPRLGLSALSAPGLPGPSQPAGPGGWAPPLDSPGTPSPDGPWCCSPEGAQGAGGARFAPFGRASGPGAGGGDLRRRETARPEARDARTGWPDEPAPETQFKRRSCQMEFEEGMVEGRARGEERAALGKQASFSGSAEVIEVS; encoded by the exons ATGCGGGCTGGTGATGTCGCCGCAGGCAGCTCAGCCCGCGCGCGCCGCCCTCGGACCCTGGTCGGAGACGGCGGAGGGAGCGGCCCCTGCGCGGAGG GGGGCTTTGCCACCTTCTCCTCCTGCTTCCCCGGCCTCTGTGAGGGCAAGCCTGCTGCCCTGCTGCCCATGAgcctctcccagccctgcctgcctgtGCCCAGCGTGGGCCTGACCCGCATCCTGCCTCACCTCTACCTGGGCTCCCAGAAGGATGTCCTGAACAAG GACCTGATGACCCGAAACGGAATAAGCTACGTCCTCAACGCCAGCAACTCCTGCCCCAAGCCTGACTTCATCTGTGAGAGCCGCTTCCTGCGCATTCCCATCAATGACAACTACTGTGAAAAGCTGCTGCCCTGGCTGGACAAGTCCATCGAGTTCATTG ataAAGCCAAGCTGTCCAGCTGCCAAGTCATTGTCCACTGTCTGGCCGGCATCTCCCGCTCTGCTACCATCGCCATCGCTTACATCATGAAGACCATGGGCATGTCCTCCGATGACGCCTACAG GTTCGTGAAGGACCGTCGCCCGTCCATTTCGCCCAACTTCAATTTCCTGGGCCAGCTGCTGGAGTACGAACGCAGCCTGAAGCTGCTGGCCGCCCTGCAGGGCGACGGGGCGTCCCACCCTGGGACCCCAGAGCCCCTCCCGGGCCCTGCCGCCCCACTGCCGCCGCTGCCACCACCTACCTCAGAGAGCGCTGCCACCGGGAGCGCAGCGGCCACCACCACCAAGGAGGGCGCacagatggggggtggggagacccccacccccgcccccgccccagccaCCAGCGCGCTGCAGCAGGGCCTGCGTGGCCTGCACCTCTCCTCTGACCGCCTCCAGGACACCAACCGCCTCAAGCGCTCCTTCTCGCTGGACATCAAGTCGGCCTACGCGCCGAGCCGGCAGCCCGAAGACCCCGGGCCCCCAGACCCCGGGGAGGCCTCCAAACTCTGCAAACTGGACAGCCCATCGGGGGGCGTGCTGagcctgccctcccccagccccgacAGCCCGGACGCGCCACCCGAGCCGCGCCCCAGGCTCCGCCGGCGGCCCCGGCCCCTAGCCGGCTCCCCGGCGCCCGGCCTCGGCCTGAACTTCGGTGACGCCGCCCGGCAGACTCCGCGGCTCGGCCTCTCGGCCCTGTCGGCACCCGGGCTGCCCGGCCCAAGCCAGCCGGCCGGCCCTGGCGGCTGGGCGCCGCCGCTCGACTCCCCGGGCACGCCGTCCCCCGACGGGCCTTGGTGCTGCAGCCCCGAGGGCGCGCAGGGCGCGGGCGGCGCGCGGTTCGCACCCTTCGGCCGGGCCAGCGGGCCGGGCGCGGGAGGCGGCGACCTGCGGCGGCGGGAGACGGCGAGGCCCGAGGCCCGGGACGCGAGGACCGGCTGGCCCGACGAGCCGGCCCCGGAGACGCAGTTCAAGCGCCGCAGCTGCCAGATGGAGTTTGAGGAGGGCATGGTGGAGGGGCGCGCGCGCGGCGAGGAACGGGCCGCCCTGGGCAAGCAGGCCAGCTTCTCGGGCAGTGCGGAGGTCATCGAGGTGTCCTGA
- the DUSP8 gene encoding dual specificity protein phosphatase 8 isoform X2 — MEFPHPILVCLPLLREHRVGEPSQRRVFGETVQTLPVPGGRCPPAGVSKGPLALDWGFATFSSCFPGLCEGKPAALLPMSLSQPCLPVPSVGLTRILPHLYLGSQKDVLNKDLMTRNGISYVLNASNSCPKPDFICESRFLRIPINDNYCEKLLPWLDKSIEFIDKAKLSSCQVIVHCLAGISRSATIAIAYIMKTMGMSSDDAYRFVKDRRPSISPNFNFLGQLLEYERSLKLLAALQGDGASHPGTPEPLPGPAAPLPPLPPPTSESAATGSAAATTTKEGAQMGGGETPTPAPAPATSALQQGLRGLHLSSDRLQDTNRLKRSFSLDIKSAYAPSRQPEDPGPPDPGEASKLCKLDSPSGGVLSLPSPSPDSPDAPPEPRPRLRRRPRPLAGSPAPGLGLNFGDAARQTPRLGLSALSAPGLPGPSQPAGPGGWAPPLDSPGTPSPDGPWCCSPEGAQGAGGARFAPFGRASGPGAGGGDLRRRETARPEARDARTGWPDEPAPETQFKRRSCQMEFEEGMVEGRARGEERAALGKQASFSGSAEVIEVS, encoded by the exons ATGGAATTCCCCCACCCCATACTTGTCTGTCTTCCGCTGCTGAGAGAGCACAGAGTAGGGGAACCATCGCAGAGAAGAGTCTTCGGAGAGACGGTGCAGACCCTGCCCGTCCCTGGCGGGCGCTGTCCTCCAGCAGGAGTATCCAAGGGGCCCCTGGCTCTGGACT GGGGCTTTGCCACCTTCTCCTCCTGCTTCCCCGGCCTCTGTGAGGGCAAGCCTGCTGCCCTGCTGCCCATGAgcctctcccagccctgcctgcctgtGCCCAGCGTGGGCCTGACCCGCATCCTGCCTCACCTCTACCTGGGCTCCCAGAAGGATGTCCTGAACAAG GACCTGATGACCCGAAACGGAATAAGCTACGTCCTCAACGCCAGCAACTCCTGCCCCAAGCCTGACTTCATCTGTGAGAGCCGCTTCCTGCGCATTCCCATCAATGACAACTACTGTGAAAAGCTGCTGCCCTGGCTGGACAAGTCCATCGAGTTCATTG ataAAGCCAAGCTGTCCAGCTGCCAAGTCATTGTCCACTGTCTGGCCGGCATCTCCCGCTCTGCTACCATCGCCATCGCTTACATCATGAAGACCATGGGCATGTCCTCCGATGACGCCTACAG GTTCGTGAAGGACCGTCGCCCGTCCATTTCGCCCAACTTCAATTTCCTGGGCCAGCTGCTGGAGTACGAACGCAGCCTGAAGCTGCTGGCCGCCCTGCAGGGCGACGGGGCGTCCCACCCTGGGACCCCAGAGCCCCTCCCGGGCCCTGCCGCCCCACTGCCGCCGCTGCCACCACCTACCTCAGAGAGCGCTGCCACCGGGAGCGCAGCGGCCACCACCACCAAGGAGGGCGCacagatggggggtggggagacccccacccccgcccccgccccagccaCCAGCGCGCTGCAGCAGGGCCTGCGTGGCCTGCACCTCTCCTCTGACCGCCTCCAGGACACCAACCGCCTCAAGCGCTCCTTCTCGCTGGACATCAAGTCGGCCTACGCGCCGAGCCGGCAGCCCGAAGACCCCGGGCCCCCAGACCCCGGGGAGGCCTCCAAACTCTGCAAACTGGACAGCCCATCGGGGGGCGTGCTGagcctgccctcccccagccccgacAGCCCGGACGCGCCACCCGAGCCGCGCCCCAGGCTCCGCCGGCGGCCCCGGCCCCTAGCCGGCTCCCCGGCGCCCGGCCTCGGCCTGAACTTCGGTGACGCCGCCCGGCAGACTCCGCGGCTCGGCCTCTCGGCCCTGTCGGCACCCGGGCTGCCCGGCCCAAGCCAGCCGGCCGGCCCTGGCGGCTGGGCGCCGCCGCTCGACTCCCCGGGCACGCCGTCCCCCGACGGGCCTTGGTGCTGCAGCCCCGAGGGCGCGCAGGGCGCGGGCGGCGCGCGGTTCGCACCCTTCGGCCGGGCCAGCGGGCCGGGCGCGGGAGGCGGCGACCTGCGGCGGCGGGAGACGGCGAGGCCCGAGGCCCGGGACGCGAGGACCGGCTGGCCCGACGAGCCGGCCCCGGAGACGCAGTTCAAGCGCCGCAGCTGCCAGATGGAGTTTGAGGAGGGCATGGTGGAGGGGCGCGCGCGCGGCGAGGAACGGGCCGCCCTGGGCAAGCAGGCCAGCTTCTCGGGCAGTGCGGAGGTCATCGAGGTGTCCTGA